Proteins encoded within one genomic window of Paracoccus sp. MA:
- a CDS encoding AAA family ATPase produces MTPAFPPVTLEELAVLSRRASTVIERLRERVFAPGTRKQLELLFNVRTAAEMVGRSEKAIRDAEADGRLPEPVKDATTNRRNGYTLAEVNRMREVFGTLPHRAPEDPPLVMAVQNFKGGVGKSTLVVHLAQYFALKGYRVCVVDCDSQASTTAVFGLNPDVDVDEDEDTLYPFLQHGGPRTLHYALRATYWPGIALIPANLGLYDAEYEFAARMARDPAFILDRLREGVASIADQFDIILLDPPPALGMLSLSVLRAANALLIPAPPNNIDFASTAHFLKMMESTLVELARHGGAREYSFVKILTSKMNDQKSAHQAIKRMMDAVFPQDMLNASLKDSAEIDNATANLMTVYELTGPATRTETHKRCRAYLDAVGREVELLIRKTWPSHHRQLRKEGLL; encoded by the coding sequence ATGACCCCAGCCTTTCCTCCCGTCACCCTGGAAGAGCTCGCGGTGCTTAGCCGCCGCGCCTCGACCGTCATCGAACGCCTGCGCGAACGCGTCTTCGCGCCCGGCACCCGTAAGCAGCTGGAGCTGCTGTTCAATGTCCGAACCGCGGCCGAAATGGTCGGTCGCTCGGAAAAGGCGATCCGCGACGCCGAAGCCGATGGCCGGCTGCCCGAACCCGTGAAGGATGCGACCACCAATCGCCGCAACGGGTACACTCTGGCCGAAGTGAACCGGATGCGCGAGGTCTTCGGCACGCTGCCGCATCGCGCGCCCGAAGACCCGCCGCTGGTCATGGCGGTGCAGAACTTCAAGGGTGGGGTCGGGAAATCCACCCTCGTGGTGCATCTGGCGCAATATTTCGCGCTCAAGGGCTATCGGGTCTGTGTCGTCGATTGCGACTCGCAGGCCTCGACCACGGCTGTCTTCGGCCTCAACCCCGATGTGGATGTCGATGAGGACGAGGATACGCTTTATCCGTTCCTCCAGCATGGCGGCCCCCGGACGCTGCATTACGCGCTGCGGGCGACCTATTGGCCCGGCATCGCGCTGATTCCGGCGAATCTGGGCCTTTACGACGCCGAATATGAGTTTGCCGCCCGCATGGCGCGGGATCCGGCCTTCATTCTGGACCGGCTGCGCGAAGGCGTGGCCTCGATCGCCGATCAGTTCGACATCATCCTGCTGGATCCGCCGCCGGCGCTTGGCATGCTGTCGCTGTCGGTGCTGCGGGCGGCCAATGCGCTGCTGATCCCGGCGCCGCCGAACAATATCGACTTCGCCTCGACCGCGCATTTCCTGAAGATGATGGAATCCACCCTGGTCGAGCTGGCGCGTCACGGCGGGGCCAGGGAATACAGCTTCGTGAAGATCCTGACCTCGAAGATGAACGACCAGAAATCGGCCCATCAGGCGATCAAGCGCATGATGGATGCCGTCTTTCCGCAGGACATGCTGAACGCCTCGCTGAAGGATTCGGCAGAAATCGACAATGCCACCGCCAACCTGATGACCGTCTATGAGCTGACCGGCCCGGCGACGCGGACCGAGACCCACAAGCGTTGCCGCGCCTATCTGGACGCGGTCGGGCGCGAGGTCGAGCTGCTGATCCGCAAGACCTGGCCTAGCCATCACCGCCAACTGCGCAAGGAGGGCCTGCTGTGA
- a CDS encoding replication initiation protein: MAESAIRTVEARPNADSLIKPGELVDLIEVTPLTLNDRRIYNQLLENAWDAIDKPVTHVIAKSTLRGSHNSNDRVGESLERLMSAIVKVAVIWDGEPAIERVQLLGGNLESGRADGLLEYEIPARLRKIIRNSQVFARLQREVMFALSSKYALTLYEMVQKRGNLRWKASERFTLEALRGIMGVPKGKLSSWSNLKLRAIDPAVAEVNALSDYMVEISPIKTGRAVTHVEMRWWRKDGDASGAADRALQFSKVGRRVKAEGRTEQVSAGQAPRPRPAWLQSRGPALQTATYETARLRHPGYDIYFVEGEWRSWSAGKEPAKDPDRAFLAFFRSYAEKNPL, translated from the coding sequence ATGGCCGAGTCGGCGATTCGAACAGTAGAGGCGCGTCCGAATGCGGACAGTCTGATCAAGCCGGGAGAGCTTGTCGATCTGATCGAGGTCACGCCGCTGACCCTGAACGACCGGCGAATCTATAACCAGCTGCTGGAGAATGCTTGGGATGCCATCGACAAGCCGGTGACGCATGTCATCGCCAAGTCGACCTTGCGGGGCAGCCATAATTCCAATGATCGCGTGGGGGAAAGCCTGGAACGGCTCATGTCGGCCATCGTGAAGGTTGCCGTGATCTGGGACGGGGAACCGGCTATCGAGCGGGTGCAGCTGCTGGGCGGCAACCTGGAAAGCGGCCGGGCCGACGGGCTGCTAGAATACGAGATCCCCGCGCGTCTGCGCAAGATCATCCGCAACAGCCAGGTATTTGCCCGGCTTCAACGCGAGGTGATGTTCGCCCTGTCGTCGAAATACGCGCTCACGCTTTACGAGATGGTGCAGAAGCGCGGCAACCTGCGCTGGAAGGCTTCGGAACGGTTCACGCTCGAGGCCTTGCGCGGGATCATGGGGGTCCCAAAAGGTAAGCTTTCGTCCTGGTCGAACCTGAAACTGCGCGCGATCGACCCTGCCGTGGCCGAGGTGAACGCGCTTTCGGACTACATGGTCGAGATCTCGCCGATCAAGACCGGCCGGGCCGTGACCCATGTCGAGATGCGCTGGTGGCGCAAGGATGGCGATGCCAGCGGCGCGGCCGACCGGGCGCTGCAGTTTTCCAAGGTCGGCCGGCGCGTAAAGGCCGAGGGCCGCACCGAGCAGGTGTCGGCGGGGCAGGCGCCCCGCCCGCGCCCCGCCTGGCTGCAATCGCGCGGCCCGGCCCTGCAGACCGCGACCTATGAGACGGCGCGCCTGCGCCATCCCGGCTACGACATCTATTTCGTGGAGGGGGAATGGAGGAGTTGGAGCGCGGGAAAGGAGCCGGCCAAGGACCCGGACCGCGCCTTCCTGGCCTTCTTCCGCAGCTATGCCGAGAAGAACCCGCTTTAG
- a CDS encoding cupin domain-containing protein yields MTSTARKYNVLNILMSFHAFPDEVQGKYCLVECIVPVGAGAPPNHHAGETEAFYILDGEVAFLIDGKERLARSGDFVPIPDGAVHAFKAVGTAPARLLILNAPGRMHQQFFTSIGEALPEDFIGLPAPKEPDLPAILASAAAAGMTILPPN; encoded by the coding sequence ATGACCAGCACGGCGCGGAAATACAATGTTCTCAATATCCTCATGTCGTTTCACGCTTTCCCCGACGAGGTGCAGGGCAAATATTGCCTGGTAGAATGCATCGTTCCGGTCGGGGCCGGAGCACCGCCCAACCACCACGCCGGCGAAACCGAGGCTTTCTATATCCTCGACGGAGAGGTCGCATTCCTGATCGACGGGAAAGAGCGCCTGGCCCGCAGCGGGGATTTCGTGCCGATCCCGGACGGCGCTGTTCACGCCTTCAAGGCGGTCGGGACCGCACCGGCACGCTTGCTGATCCTGAACGCACCGGGCCGCATGCATCAGCAATTCTTCACCAGTATCGGTGAGGCACTGCCCGAGGATTTCATCGGCCTGCCGGCTCCGAAAGAACCCGACCTGCCTGCCATACTGGCGAGCGCCGCCGCGGCCGGAATGACTATCCTGCCGCCGAACTGA
- a CDS encoding TetR/AcrR family transcriptional regulator yields MTTAKGRTAQKQRTRRAILEGARQLMREGRPVTVTAAAALHGISKATAYRYFSDPAMLAAEAGLDVAVEPYEQIVSGAGDLRQRLKAISLYIFDLSVSHEAGFRRFVGLTLAAWTPDPKAGSPQMRGARRVALYEQALQEDGGGLAPARAQALVRALSLATGTEAMIALYDIVGADPVTARRTVGDVADAILDRYLGPSPPA; encoded by the coding sequence ATGACGACCGCAAAGGGCCGCACGGCCCAGAAACAACGCACCCGCCGCGCCATCCTCGAGGGCGCGCGCCAGCTGATGCGCGAGGGGCGGCCGGTCACGGTGACGGCCGCCGCCGCCTTGCACGGCATTTCGAAGGCGACGGCCTACCGCTATTTCTCGGACCCGGCGATGCTGGCGGCCGAGGCGGGGCTGGACGTGGCGGTCGAGCCCTATGAGCAGATCGTGTCGGGCGCTGGCGATCTGCGGCAAAGGCTCAAGGCAATCAGCCTTTATATCTTCGACCTTTCGGTCAGCCACGAGGCCGGGTTTCGCCGCTTTGTCGGCTTGACGCTGGCGGCCTGGACGCCCGACCCGAAGGCGGGGTCGCCGCAGATGCGCGGCGCCCGCCGGGTGGCGCTGTATGAGCAGGCCTTGCAAGAGGACGGCGGCGGGCTGGCGCCGGCTCGGGCCCAGGCGCTGGTCCGGGCGCTGTCGCTGGCGACCGGCACCGAGGCGATGATCGCGCTTTACGATATCGTCGGCGCCGATCCCGTCACGGCGCGGCGGACGGTCGGGGATGTCGCAGATGCTATCCTCGACCGCTATCTGGGGCCCAGCCCGCCGGCCTAG
- a CDS encoding MgtC/SapB family protein produces the protein MQQDQVLSRLAVSLAIGLLVGLERGWRTRAERDHQRAAGLRTFALAGLTGGATGVLALEFGGLVIGIVFCGFALVFAAFQWLESRLDQDVSATSAVAGMLVFLLGALAVTGPLIPAIAAAVAMTLLLAAREHLHRWVAALSWAEIRAILTLAAMSFLLLPVIPDRSLDPWDAVNLREIWLLAILIAGISFAGYLAVRAFGDRLGIVVMAAAGGLASSTATTLAFARLGRAEPGAARLLGAGVLISGIVMLLRVGAVAVGLNRALLPHLALPLAAAALVMACAAALLLRQSRAQHGPALPINNPLAVGTALKIAGFISAVLLAAEILRRQYGDVGVLIVAAISGIGDVDAVSISMARLGGGDLAIATAAQAILVAVGVNTASKATMAALVGGRRIGTVVIVASGLAIAAGLAAIRLQAALQGA, from the coding sequence ATGCAACAGGATCAGGTTCTTAGCCGTCTTGCCGTGTCGCTGGCCATCGGCCTGCTGGTCGGACTGGAGCGCGGCTGGCGCACCCGGGCCGAGCGCGACCACCAGCGCGCCGCCGGCCTGCGGACCTTTGCGCTGGCCGGACTGACCGGCGGCGCCACCGGCGTGCTGGCGCTGGAATTCGGCGGCCTGGTCATCGGCATCGTGTTCTGCGGCTTCGCGCTGGTCTTTGCCGCCTTCCAATGGCTGGAATCGCGGCTTGACCAGGATGTCAGCGCCACCTCGGCGGTGGCGGGGATGCTGGTGTTCCTGCTGGGGGCGCTGGCCGTGACCGGGCCGCTGATCCCCGCCATCGCCGCCGCCGTGGCGATGACGCTGCTGCTGGCGGCGCGCGAGCACCTGCACCGCTGGGTCGCGGCGCTGAGCTGGGCCGAGATCCGGGCGATCCTGACGCTGGCGGCGATGTCCTTCCTGCTGCTGCCGGTGATCCCCGATCGCAGCCTCGACCCCTGGGATGCGGTGAACCTGCGCGAGATCTGGCTGCTGGCCATCCTGATCGCGGGGATCTCCTTTGCCGGCTATCTCGCCGTCAGGGCCTTCGGCGACCGGCTGGGAATCGTGGTGATGGCGGCGGCCGGAGGGCTGGCCTCATCCACCGCGACCACGCTGGCCTTCGCCCGGCTGGGCAGGGCCGAGCCGGGCGCCGCCCGGCTGCTGGGCGCGGGGGTGCTGATTTCCGGCATCGTGATGCTGCTCCGCGTCGGGGCGGTGGCCGTCGGGCTGAACCGGGCGCTGCTGCCGCATCTGGCCCTGCCGCTGGCCGCGGCGGCGCTGGTCATGGCCTGCGCCGCCGCGCTGCTGCTGCGGCAGAGCCGGGCGCAGCACGGCCCGGCGCTGCCGATCAACAATCCGCTGGCGGTGGGGACGGCGCTGAAGATCGCCGGTTTCATCTCCGCGGTGCTTCTGGCCGCCGAGATCCTGCGCCGGCAATACGGCGATGTCGGGGTGCTGATCGTCGCCGCGATCTCGGGGATCGGCGATGTGGATGCGGTGTCGATCTCGATGGCGCGGCTGGGCGGCGGCGATCTGGCCATCGCCACGGCGGCACAGGCGATCCTGGTGGCGGTCGGGGTCAACACCGCCTCGAAGGCGACGATGGCCGCGCTGGTCGGCGGCCGGAGGATCGGCACCGTGGTGATCGTGGCCAGCGGGCTGGCCATCGCCGCCGGGCTGGCGGCGATCCGGCTTCAGGCGGCGCTGCAGGGGGCATGA
- a CDS encoding phosphomannomutase, whose translation MTETGPFTVSDLIEESGVAFGTSGARGLVTAMTDRVAYGYTQGFLRYLREIGEFAPGAEVALAGDLRPSTPRILRACAQAIRDAGGQVAFCGHVPTPALAHHAFARHMPSLMVTGSHIPDDRNGIKFHRARAEVLKPDEAGIARQALVLDPARFGPDGGLADAAPLPEPRDIEQDYLRRYLDFFGPDALSGLVLGLYQHSAVGRDLLARILRALGAEVLPLGRSDRFIPVDTEALRPEDVALARGWAAEHRLDAIISTDGDSDRPLLADHRGEWLRGDILGLLCARELGAECVVTPVSSNTALELSGAFARTIRTRIGSPYVIAAMEEAARETLGPVCGYEANGGFLLGSEIRREGPRLAALPTRDAVLPVVAVLAAARTRPLAELCAGLPQRATFSERLKDFPTSRSRAILAWLSSGDEAERSARIEAQFPFAGRLQRIDQTDGLRMGFASGAIIHLRPSGNAPELRCYTEAETEDRARALNAEALERIPRIPVPAA comes from the coding sequence ATGACCGAGACAGGACCCTTCACCGTCAGCGATCTCATCGAGGAAAGCGGCGTCGCCTTCGGCACCAGCGGCGCGCGCGGTCTGGTCACCGCCATGACGGACCGGGTGGCCTATGGCTATACGCAGGGCTTCCTGCGCTACCTGCGCGAGATCGGCGAATTCGCCCCGGGGGCCGAGGTCGCGCTGGCGGGCGACCTGCGCCCCTCGACCCCGCGCATCCTGCGGGCCTGCGCCCAGGCCATCCGCGACGCGGGCGGGCAGGTGGCGTTCTGCGGGCATGTGCCGACCCCGGCGCTGGCGCATCATGCCTTCGCGCGGCACATGCCCTCGCTGATGGTCACCGGCAGCCACATCCCCGACGACCGCAACGGCATCAAGTTCCACCGCGCCCGGGCCGAGGTGCTGAAGCCCGACGAGGCCGGCATCGCCCGGCAGGCGCTGGTGCTGGACCCGGCCCGTTTCGGCCCCGACGGCGGTCTGGCGGATGCCGCGCCGCTGCCCGAGCCGCGCGACATCGAACAGGACTACCTGCGCCGCTATCTCGACTTCTTCGGCCCGGATGCGCTTTCGGGGCTGGTGCTGGGGCTCTACCAGCATTCCGCTGTCGGCCGCGACCTGCTGGCCCGCATCCTGCGCGCGCTTGGCGCCGAGGTGCTGCCGCTGGGCCGCTCGGATCGCTTCATCCCTGTCGATACCGAGGCGCTGCGGCCCGAGGATGTCGCACTGGCGCGGGGCTGGGCGGCCGAGCACCGGCTGGACGCCATCATCTCGACCGACGGCGATTCCGACCGGCCGCTTCTGGCCGATCACCGGGGCGAATGGCTGCGCGGCGATATCCTGGGCCTGCTTTGCGCCCGCGAACTGGGCGCCGAATGCGTGGTCACGCCGGTCAGCAGCAACACCGCGCTGGAGCTGAGCGGCGCCTTCGCCCGCACCATCCGCACCCGCATCGGCTCGCCCTATGTCATCGCCGCCATGGAGGAGGCGGCGCGCGAGACCCTCGGTCCCGTCTGCGGCTACGAGGCGAATGGCGGCTTCCTGCTGGGCAGCGAGATCCGGCGCGAGGGGCCGCGGCTCGCCGCCCTGCCGACGCGCGATGCGGTGCTGCCGGTGGTCGCCGTGCTGGCCGCGGCCCGCACCCGGCCGCTGGCCGAGCTTTGCGCCGGGCTGCCGCAGCGGGCGACCTTCAGCGAGCGGCTGAAGGATTTCCCGACCAGCCGGTCCAGGGCGATCCTGGCCTGGCTGAGCTCGGGCGACGAGGCCGAGCGGAGCGCGCGGATCGAGGCGCAATTCCCCTTTGCCGGCCGGTTGCAGCGGATCGACCAGACCGACGGGCTGCGGATGGGATTCGCAAGCGGCGCGATCATCCACCTGCGCCCCTCGGGCAATGCGCCGGAACTGCGCTGCTATACCGAGGCCGAGACCGAGGACCGCGCCCGCGCCCTGAACGCCGAGGCGCTGGAGCGCATCCCCCGGATTCCCGTCCCCGCCGCCTGA
- a CDS encoding hydroxypyruvate isomerase family protein, translated as MTRFSANLGLLWADLPLPQAIRAAHRAGFDAVECHWPQEVPPAQVAAALAETGLPMLGLNTRRGRPGENGLAALPGREAEARAEIERTLDYAAAIGCGAVHVMAGNAEGDAAQQVFLANLDHACRLARPQGITVLIEPLNRRDAPGYFLTGSDQAARIIEAAGHDNLRLMFDCYHLQIMEGDISRRLRAHRDILGHVQIASVPDRGSPDHGELDYRHVCAVLEDLGWTRPLGAEYRPEGPTEPTLAWLHRRRLVRP; from the coding sequence ATGACACGGTTTTCGGCGAATCTGGGCCTTCTCTGGGCCGACCTGCCCTTGCCGCAGGCGATCCGTGCGGCGCATCGCGCCGGGTTCGACGCGGTCGAATGCCACTGGCCGCAGGAGGTGCCGCCCGCACAGGTCGCCGCGGCTTTGGCCGAGACCGGCCTGCCGATGCTGGGCCTGAACACCCGCCGCGGCCGCCCGGGCGAGAACGGCCTTGCCGCCCTGCCGGGCCGCGAGGCCGAGGCCCGGGCCGAGATCGAGCGCACGCTGGACTATGCCGCCGCCATCGGCTGCGGCGCGGTGCATGTCATGGCGGGAAATGCCGAGGGCGACGCGGCGCAGCAGGTTTTCCTGGCCAATCTCGACCATGCCTGCCGGCTGGCGCGGCCGCAGGGCATTACCGTCCTGATCGAGCCGCTGAACCGCCGCGACGCGCCCGGCTATTTCCTGACCGGCTCGGACCAGGCGGCGCGGATCATCGAGGCGGCCGGGCACGACAACCTGCGGCTGATGTTCGACTGCTACCACCTGCAGATCATGGAGGGCGACATCTCGCGCCGGCTGCGGGCGCATCGCGACATCCTGGGCCATGTGCAGATCGCTTCGGTCCCCGACCGCGGCTCTCCGGATCACGGCGAGCTCGACTACCGCCATGTCTGCGCGGTGCTGGAGGATCTGGGCTGGACGCGGCCCCTTGGCGCCGAATACCGGCCGGAAGGGCCGACCGAGCCGACGCTGGCGTGGCTTCACCGGCGCCGGCTGGTCCGGCCATAG
- a CDS encoding cytochrome c3 family protein, producing MGWISRVIRWVWGRVTWFWRVISRPSSFLSIGFLTLGGFICGVVFWGGFNTALEITNTEKFCTSCHEMRDNVYQELMPTVHFSNRSGVRASCPDCHVPHEWTDKIARKMQASKEVWGKIFGTISTREKFLEKRLELAKHEWARLKANDSLECRNCHAAVAMDFTKQTRRAAEIHERYLIPGEKTCIDCHKGIAHQLPDMTGIEPGWLEPPALRDDDQAWLHQDGEAVRRYLATVETR from the coding sequence ATGGGCTGGATCAGCAGGGTCATCCGCTGGGTCTGGGGCCGGGTCACCTGGTTCTGGCGCGTCATCAGCCGGCCCAGCAGCTTTCTCAGCATCGGCTTCCTGACGCTGGGCGGCTTCATCTGCGGCGTGGTCTTCTGGGGCGGCTTCAACACCGCGCTGGAGATCACCAATACCGAGAAATTCTGCACCAGCTGCCACGAGATGCGCGACAACGTCTATCAGGAGCTGATGCCGACGGTGCATTTCTCGAACCGCTCGGGGGTCAGGGCCAGCTGCCCCGACTGCCATGTCCCGCATGAATGGACCGACAAGATCGCCCGCAAGATGCAGGCCTCGAAAGAGGTCTGGGGCAAGATCTTCGGCACCATCAGCACGCGCGAGAAATTCCTGGAAAAGCGGCTGGAGCTGGCGAAGCACGAATGGGCGCGGCTCAAGGCCAACGACTCGCTGGAATGCCGCAACTGCCACGCGGCGGTGGCGATGGACTTCACCAAGCAGACCCGCCGCGCGGCCGAGATCCACGAGCGCTATCTGATCCCGGGCGAAAAGACCTGCATCGACTGCCACAAGGGCATCGCGCACCAGTTGCCCGACATGACCGGCATCGAGCCCGGCTGGCTGGAGCCCCCTGCCCTGCGCGACGACGACCAGGCCTGGCTGCACCAGGACGGCGAGGCGGTGCGGCGCTATCTCGCCACCGTCGAAACCCGCTAG
- a CDS encoding nitrate reductase cytochrome c-type subunit, with amino-acid sequence MRGQDPFRLIRPAAMAGLVLFALVGAALPQAEPAVQIVPPLTGWSEPMTEGQIPPLGRPITDDVRRMRNYPEQPPVIPHSIDGYQLTVNTNRCMDCHKPQFTEGSGAPMISVTHFMDRDGQILTDVTPRRYFCTACHVQQTDVKPLVPNAFRDGYQNAGGP; translated from the coding sequence ATGCGCGGTCAAGATCCTTTCCGTCTGATCCGGCCCGCCGCCATGGCCGGCCTCGTGCTGTTCGCGCTGGTCGGCGCCGCCCTGCCGCAGGCCGAGCCGGCGGTGCAGATCGTGCCGCCGCTGACCGGCTGGTCCGAGCCGATGACCGAAGGCCAGATCCCGCCGCTGGGCCGGCCGATCACCGACGACGTGCGCCGGATGCGCAACTATCCCGAACAGCCGCCGGTGATCCCGCATTCCATCGACGGCTACCAGCTGACGGTGAACACCAACCGCTGCATGGACTGCCACAAGCCGCAGTTCACCGAGGGTTCGGGCGCGCCGATGATCAGCGTCACGCATTTCATGGACCGCGACGGTCAGATCCTGACCGACGTGACGCCCCGGCGCTATTTCTGCACCGCCTGCCATGTTCAGCAGACCGACGTGAAACCGCTGGTGCCGAACGCGTTCCGCGACGGCTACCAGAATGCCGGGGGCCCGTGA
- the napA gene encoding periplasmic nitrate reductase subunit alpha, producing MSISRRDLLKAQAAGIAAMAANIPLSADAQPVPGGVESLQITWSKAPCRFCGTGCGVMVGVKDGRVIATHGDLLAEVNRGLNCVKGYFLSKIMYGQDRLTQPLLRKKDGVYAKDGELTPVSWEEAFDTMAAQAKRVLKDKGPTAVGMFGSGQWTIFEGYAATKLMRAGFRSNNLDPNARHCMASAAYAFMRTFGMDEPMGCYDDFEAADGFVLWGSNMAEMHPILWTRVADRRLGHPHVKVAVLSTFTHRSSDLADIPIVFKPGTDLAILNYIANHIIQTGRVNRDFVDRHTTFVAGATGIGYGLRDDDPREMAARTAEDPAATTPSTFEEFAELVSEYTLEKVSELTGVEPGFLEQLAELYADPERKVMSLWTMGFNQHVRGVWANQMVYNIHLLTGKISEPGNSPFSLTGQPSACGTAREVGTFAHRLPADMTVTNPEHRKHAEEIWRIPEGVIPDKPGLHAVAQDRALHDGTLNFYWVQVNNNLQAAPNNSGETWPGYRNPENFIVVSDAYPTVTAMAADLILPAAMWVEKEGAYGNAERRTHVWHQLVDAPGEARSDLWQMMEFSKRFTTDEVWPEEILAANPNYRGQSLFDVLFRNGSVDRFDISELNPDYANQEANHFGFYVQKGLFEEYAAFGRGHGHDLAPYDTYHEVRGLRWPVVDGKETLWRYREGLDPYVEPGAGVQFYGNPDGKAKIIAVPYEPPAEPPDEEYNIWLVTGRVLEHWHSGSMTMRVPELYRAFPGARCFMHPEDARDMGFNQGAEVRIVSRRGEIRSRVETRGRNRMPRGVIFVPWFDASQLINKVTLDATDPISKQTDFKKCAVKILSV from the coding sequence ATGAGCATTTCCAGACGCGACCTGCTCAAGGCGCAGGCGGCGGGGATCGCCGCGATGGCCGCCAATATCCCGCTTTCCGCCGATGCGCAGCCGGTGCCCGGCGGCGTCGAATCGCTGCAGATCACCTGGTCCAAGGCGCCCTGCCGCTTTTGCGGCACCGGCTGCGGCGTCATGGTCGGCGTCAAGGACGGCCGGGTGATCGCCACCCATGGCGACCTGCTGGCCGAGGTGAACCGGGGCCTGAACTGCGTCAAGGGCTATTTCCTGTCCAAAATCATGTATGGCCAGGACCGCCTGACCCAGCCGCTGCTGCGCAAGAAGGACGGCGTCTATGCCAAGGACGGCGAGCTCACCCCGGTCAGCTGGGAGGAAGCCTTCGACACCATGGCCGCCCAGGCCAAGCGGGTGCTGAAGGACAAGGGGCCCACCGCCGTCGGCATGTTCGGCTCCGGCCAGTGGACCATCTTCGAGGGCTATGCCGCGACCAAGCTGATGCGGGCGGGGTTCCGGTCGAACAACCTCGACCCCAATGCGCGGCATTGCATGGCCTCGGCGGCCTATGCCTTCATGCGCACCTTCGGCATGGACGAGCCGATGGGCTGCTATGACGATTTCGAGGCGGCGGATGGCTTTGTCCTCTGGGGCTCGAACATGGCCGAGATGCATCCGATCCTGTGGACGCGGGTGGCGGACCGGCGGCTGGGCCATCCACATGTGAAGGTGGCGGTGCTGTCCACCTTTACGCATCGCAGCTCGGACCTTGCGGACATTCCCATCGTCTTCAAGCCCGGCACCGACCTGGCGATCCTGAACTACATCGCCAATCACATCATCCAGACCGGCCGGGTGAACCGCGATTTCGTGGATCGGCACACCACCTTCGTCGCCGGCGCGACCGGCATCGGCTACGGGCTGCGCGACGACGACCCGCGCGAGATGGCCGCGCGCACGGCCGAGGACCCGGCGGCGACCACGCCCTCGACATTCGAGGAATTCGCCGAGCTGGTCAGCGAATACACGCTGGAAAAGGTGTCCGAGCTGACCGGGGTCGAGCCGGGCTTCCTGGAGCAGCTGGCCGAGCTTTACGCCGATCCCGAGCGCAAGGTCATGTCGCTGTGGACCATGGGCTTCAACCAGCATGTGCGGGGCGTCTGGGCCAACCAGATGGTTTATAACATCCACCTGCTGACCGGAAAGATCTCGGAACCGGGCAACAGCCCGTTCTCGCTGACCGGCCAGCCCTCGGCCTGCGGCACGGCGCGCGAGGTCGGCACCTTCGCCCATCGCCTGCCCGCCGACATGACGGTGACCAATCCCGAACACCGCAAGCATGCCGAGGAGATCTGGCGCATCCCCGAAGGCGTGATCCCCGACAAGCCCGGGCTGCATGCGGTGGCCCAGGACCGGGCGCTGCATGACGGCACGCTGAACTTCTACTGGGTGCAGGTGAACAACAACCTGCAGGCTGCGCCCAACAACAGCGGCGAGACCTGGCCGGGCTATCGCAACCCGGAAAACTTCATCGTCGTCTCGGACGCCTATCCGACGGTGACGGCCATGGCCGCCGACCTGATCCTGCCCGCCGCCATGTGGGTCGAGAAGGAGGGCGCCTATGGCAATGCCGAGCGGCGCACCCATGTCTGGCACCAGCTGGTCGACGCGCCGGGCGAGGCGCGCTCGGACCTGTGGCAGATGATGGAGTTCTCGAAACGCTTCACCACCGACGAGGTCTGGCCCGAGGAGATCCTGGCCGCCAACCCGAACTATCGCGGCCAGAGCCTGTTCGACGTGCTGTTCCGCAACGGCAGCGTGGACCGCTTCGACATCTCGGAGCTGAATCCCGATTACGCCAACCAGGAGGCCAACCATTTCGGCTTCTATGTCCAGAAGGGCCTGTTCGAGGAATATGCCGCCTTCGGCCGCGGCCATGGTCACGACCTTGCCCCCTATGACACCTATCACGAGGTGCGGGGCCTGCGCTGGCCGGTGGTGGACGGCAAGGAAACGCTGTGGCGCTATCGCGAGGGGCTGGACCCCTATGTCGAGCCGGGCGCGGGCGTGCAGTTCTATGGCAACCCGGACGGCAAGGCCAAGATCATCGCCGTGCCCTACGAGCCGCCGGCCGAGCCGCCCGACGAGGAATACAACATCTGGCTGGTGACCGGCCGGGTGCTGGAGCATTGGCATTCCGGCTCGATGACCATGCGCGTGCCCGAGCTTTACCGGGCCTTTCCCGGCGCGCGCTGCTTCATGCATCCCGAAGACGCCCGCGACATGGGCTTCAACCAGGGGGCCGAGGTGCGCATCGTCTCGCGCCGGGGCGAGATCCGCTCGCGCGTCGAGACACGCGGCAGGAACCGGATGCCGCGCGGCGTGATCTTCGTGCCGTGGTTCGACGCCAGCCAGCTGATCAACAAGGTCACGCTGGACGCCACCGATCCCATTTCCAAGCAGACGGATTTCAAGAAATGCGCGGTCAAGATCCTTTCCGTCTGA